A region from the Mesomycoplasma hyopneumoniae J genome encodes:
- the recO gene encoding DNA repair protein RecO, translated as MAEKIIKGIIVDRLNFRDFDLIIKLATNFGIIKMVALGVRKTTSKNIYILNLGCLGEFEIFLAKNPNKLSKLKKGECFLHLDLVNKNIYNFWKFSSQIMHEQNFEPKIFPILEQAFFKINAKNADAIKVYTIINWIKFNGWIANLTSCKVCKTNQRLVNFDFAGGMECFRHRSLKPLIRFNPKELEIIYWSDFSLDLFLEKIDFYYIYSLFDVLKLFLNKNSYIFL; from the coding sequence ATGGCTGAAAAAATTATTAAAGGAATTATTGTTGATCGACTTAATTTTCGTGATTTTGATCTAATAATTAAATTAGCCACTAATTTTGGCATTATAAAAATGGTAGCATTAGGCGTTAGAAAAACAACAAGCAAAAATATTTATATACTAAATCTTGGTTGTTTAGGTGAATTTGAGATTTTTTTAGCAAAAAATCCTAATAAATTATCAAAATTAAAAAAGGGCGAATGTTTTCTGCATTTGGATTTAGTTAATAAAAATATTTATAACTTTTGAAAATTTTCCTCACAAATTATGCATGAGCAAAATTTTGAACCTAAAATTTTTCCAATTTTAGAACAAGCATTTTTTAAAATTAACGCCAAAAATGCTGATGCAATTAAGGTTTATACAATTATTAACTGGATTAAATTTAATGGTTGAATTGCAAATCTTACAAGTTGTAAGGTTTGCAAAACCAACCAACGATTAGTGAATTTTGATTTTGCTGGGGGGATGGAATGTTTTCGCCATCGAAGCTTAAAACCTTTAATTCGTTTTAATCCAAAAGAATTAGAAATTATTTATTGATCAGATTTTAGTTTAGATTTATTTTTAGAAAAAATTGATTTTTATTATATTTATTCTTTGTTTGATGTTTTAAAATTATTTTTAAATAAAAATTCATACATTTTTCTATAA
- the rsmD gene encoding 16S rRNA (guanine(966)-N(2))-methyltransferase RsmD: MIRIISGNYRGAVIKNPEFSVVRPMSSRCREAIFSQLQFEIPNSKVLDLFAGTGAIGLEATSRGAKKVVATELNQKAYQNIVDFCKKYNIKNYQIFNKSAIFLINDLKNKKFDFIFLDPPHSEEEITKKCFWKIAENNLLAKNGLIIYKTNLGSKLIPDIFSIHQIKKYGKNSVFFLKYYNEGKNE, translated from the coding sequence ATGATTAGAATTATTTCCGGAAATTATCGTGGTGCGGTTATTAAAAATCCTGAATTTTCAGTGGTGCGTCCAATGTCTAGTCGTTGTCGTGAAGCAATTTTTTCCCAACTTCAATTTGAAATTCCTAATTCTAAGGTGCTTGATTTATTTGCCGGTACTGGAGCGATTGGGCTGGAGGCGACTTCTCGTGGCGCTAAAAAGGTGGTAGCAACCGAATTAAACCAAAAAGCTTACCAAAATATAGTAGATTTTTGTAAAAAATATAATATTAAAAATTATCAAATTTTTAATAAAAGTGCAATTTTTTTAATTAATGATCTTAAAAATAAAAAATTTGACTTCATTTTCCTAGATCCTCCCCATAGTGAAGAAGAAATTACAAAAAAATGTTTCTGAAAAATTGCAGAAAATAATTTATTAGCAAAAAATGGACTTATAATTTATAAAACAAATTTAGGCTCTAAACTAATTCCGGACATTTTTTCAATCCATCAAATAAAAAAATACGGTAAAAACAGCGTTTTTTTCCTAAAATATTACAATGAAGGTAAAAATGAGTAA